In one window of Caballeronia sp. TF1N1 DNA:
- a CDS encoding 2-dehydro-3-deoxygalactonokinase, with protein MSAPVLIALDWGTTSLRAYLLDAAGAALDTRASSAGIMKLPAGGFDQAFEETCGAWLSANAQLPVIAAGMVGSAQGWMEAPYVETPADADALVAGIVTVKAARGATVHVVPGVLERGTLPNVMRGEETQIFGALASDASLNTASGALIGLPGTHAKWAFVQAGRIERFYTFMTGETFGALRDHTILGRTMEQDAKPDSAAFLRGVDTARDAGHAGLLATIFSTRTLGLTGQLTAAEQPDYLSGLLIGHELRGLNEVLARENATLAGKTLRLIGNDALCDRYRAALAQYGCNDAQTVAQATESGLYRIALQAGLIAKPARM; from the coding sequence ATGAGCGCGCCCGTTCTGATCGCGCTCGACTGGGGCACGACGTCCCTGCGCGCTTATCTGCTCGATGCCGCAGGCGCCGCGCTCGACACGCGCGCTTCGTCGGCGGGAATCATGAAGCTGCCCGCTGGCGGCTTCGATCAGGCTTTCGAGGAAACCTGCGGCGCTTGGCTGAGCGCAAATGCGCAACTACCCGTCATCGCGGCGGGCATGGTCGGCAGCGCGCAGGGTTGGATGGAGGCGCCTTACGTCGAAACGCCCGCCGATGCCGACGCGCTCGTCGCGGGCATCGTCACGGTAAAGGCGGCGCGGGGCGCGACCGTTCATGTCGTGCCGGGCGTGCTCGAACGCGGCACGCTGCCGAACGTGATGCGCGGCGAGGAGACGCAGATTTTCGGCGCACTCGCGAGCGATGCGTCGCTGAACACGGCGAGTGGCGCGCTCATCGGTCTGCCGGGCACGCATGCCAAGTGGGCATTCGTGCAAGCGGGACGGATCGAACGCTTCTATACGTTCATGACGGGCGAGACCTTCGGCGCACTGCGCGATCACACCATCCTCGGCCGCACGATGGAGCAGGACGCGAAGCCGGATAGCGCGGCGTTTCTGAGAGGCGTCGATACCGCGCGCGATGCCGGTCATGCCGGCCTTCTGGCGACGATCTTCAGCACGCGCACACTCGGACTGACCGGTCAGCTCACGGCGGCCGAGCAGCCGGATTATCTGTCGGGACTTTTGATCGGCCATGAACTGCGCGGCCTGAACGAAGTGCTGGCGCGCGAGAACGCGACGCTCGCCGGCAAGACGTTGCGTCTGATCGGCAACGATGCGCTGTGCGACCGCTATCGCGCGGCCCTCGCGCAATACGGATGCAACGACGCGCAGACGGTGGCGCAAGCGACCGAATCCGGGCTTTATCGAATCGCATTGCAGGCCGGGTTGATCGCCAAGCCCGCGCGCATGTGA
- a CDS encoding IclR family transcriptional regulator, whose protein sequence is MTKIEQTESTAPNVRDMSANAMNDGADKKSNGHHRRDPDAFALPSALVDITPQQAGTQTLLRGLAILEAAANGARDLRSFGAALGTTRSTTHRLVSSLVQARYLRQVQGGYLLGPKLIELGTIALEQMPLTAVARPHLQSLAEHTHDTIHLGVRDGDDVLYIDKIPGTRGLEMRSRVGHRMPLASTGIGKAMMLDLEANVWKKLLDASLRALARTSFKPENRPDMDTFLQRMTRYSQGGFTFDLEENEASIRCVAAPVRDASGAIVAALSVASTIPYMPHERMEELIPVVQREARAISEELGWRAPQANRRIKR, encoded by the coding sequence ATGACCAAAATCGAACAAACCGAATCCACCGCGCCGAACGTGCGCGATATGTCGGCCAACGCCATGAACGACGGCGCCGACAAGAAAAGCAACGGCCATCATCGGCGCGATCCGGACGCCTTCGCGCTGCCGAGCGCGCTCGTCGACATCACGCCGCAACAGGCAGGCACGCAAACGCTTTTGCGCGGCCTCGCGATTCTCGAAGCCGCCGCCAACGGCGCGCGCGATCTGCGCTCGTTCGGCGCGGCGCTCGGCACCACGCGCAGCACGACGCATCGGCTCGTGAGTTCGCTCGTGCAGGCGCGTTATCTCCGGCAAGTGCAGGGCGGCTATCTGCTCGGGCCGAAACTGATCGAACTCGGCACCATCGCGCTCGAACAGATGCCGCTCACGGCGGTCGCGCGTCCGCATTTGCAGTCGCTTGCGGAACACACGCACGACACCATTCACCTCGGCGTGCGCGACGGCGACGACGTGCTCTACATCGACAAGATTCCGGGCACGCGCGGGTTGGAAATGCGCTCGCGCGTGGGGCATCGCATGCCGCTGGCATCGACGGGAATCGGCAAGGCAATGATGCTCGACCTCGAAGCCAACGTCTGGAAGAAGCTGCTCGATGCATCGCTGCGCGCGCTCGCCCGCACGAGTTTCAAGCCGGAGAACCGGCCGGACATGGACACGTTTTTGCAGCGCATGACACGCTATTCGCAAGGTGGCTTCACCTTCGATCTCGAAGAGAACGAGGCGTCGATCCGCTGCGTGGCGGCGCCCGTGCGCGATGCGTCGGGTGCGATCGTCGCGGCGCTTTCGGTGGCGAGCACGATTCCCTATATGCCCCACGAACGCATGGAAGAACTGATTCCGGTCGTGCAGCGCGAAGCGCGCGCGATCTCCGAGGAACTCGGCTGGCGCGCGCCGCAAGCCAACCGCAGGATCAAGCGATGA
- the mtgA gene encoding monofunctional biosynthetic peptidoglycan transglycosylase — protein MTTAPISEHTRTRQRRGVRLGPARWIGYGVSVLVIAALATQLYFFAQIAVWTVVNPGATAFMRADAWTLAKERPGIELQRTWVPYDQISRNLKRAIIASEDSNFVNNNGYETDAILQAWEKNKARGKIVAGGSTISQQLARNLFLSREKSYIRKAEELVITSMLELLMDKQRIFEIYLNSVEWGNGVYGAQAAAQYYYKTTAAKLSASQSARLAVMLPRPKYFDDHRATPYLTRRANVIARRMGAAELPE, from the coding sequence ATGACGACCGCACCCATTTCCGAGCACACGCGCACGCGGCAGCGGCGCGGGGTGCGGCTCGGTCCCGCGCGCTGGATCGGTTATGGCGTGTCGGTACTGGTTATCGCCGCGCTCGCGACGCAGCTCTACTTCTTCGCGCAGATCGCGGTCTGGACCGTGGTAAATCCCGGCGCGACGGCCTTCATGCGCGCCGACGCCTGGACCCTCGCGAAAGAGCGTCCTGGCATCGAACTGCAACGCACGTGGGTTCCGTACGACCAGATTTCGCGCAATCTGAAGCGCGCGATCATCGCGTCGGAAGACTCCAACTTCGTCAATAACAACGGCTACGAAACCGACGCCATCTTGCAAGCGTGGGAAAAGAACAAGGCGCGCGGAAAGATCGTCGCGGGCGGTTCGACCATTTCGCAGCAACTCGCGCGGAATCTGTTCTTGTCGCGCGAGAAAAGCTATATCCGCAAGGCCGAGGAACTCGTCATCACGTCGATGCTCGAGCTTTTGATGGACAAGCAGCGCATCTTCGAGATTTATCTCAATTCGGTTGAGTGGGGTAATGGCGTCTACGGCGCGCAGGCGGCGGCCCAGTATTACTACAAGACGACAGCGGCAAAGCTGTCCGCGTCGCAAAGCGCACGGCTTGCCGTCATGCTGCCGCGTCCGAAATACTTCGACGATCACCGCGCGACGCCGTATCTGACCAGGCGCGCCAACGTAATCGCGCGGCGAATGGGCGCGGCCGAGTTGCCCGAGTGA